From one Athene noctua chromosome 40, bAthNoc1.hap1.1, whole genome shotgun sequence genomic stretch:
- the PABPN1 gene encoding polyadenylate-binding protein 2, which yields MEEEAEKLKELQNEVEKQMNMSPPPGNAGPVIMSLEEKMEADARSIYVGNVDYGATAEELEAHFHGCGSVNRVTILCDKYSGHPKGFAYIEFSDKESVRTSMALDESLFRGRQIKVIPKRTNRPGISTTDRGFPRTRYRGRGGGYSATRARFYSGYSRPRGRAYRGRARATSWYSPY from the exons atggaggaagaagcagaaaaactCAAAGAGCTGCAAAACGAAGTCGAGAAACAGATGAACATGAGCCCCCCGCCGGGCAACG CCGGCCCGGTGATCATGTCCTTGGAGGAGAAAATGGAGGCGGACGCTCGCTCCATCTACGTGGGCAAC GTGGATTACGGGGCGACGGCGGAGGAGCTGGAGGCCCACTTCCACGGCTGCGGCTCCGTCAACCGCGTCACCATCTTGTGCGACAAGTACAGCGGGCACCCCAAGGG GTTCGCCTACATCGAGTTTTCCGACAAGGAGTCGGTGCGGACGTCGATGGCGCTTGACGAGTCCCTGTTCCGCGGGCGGCAGATTAAG GTCATTCCCAAACGAACCAACCGACCCGGCATCAGCACGACGGACCGGGGTTTCCCCCGGACCCGTtaccggggccgcggcggcggttACAGCGCGACCCGCGCCCGCTTCTACAGCGGCTACAGTCGGCCTCGCGGGCGGGCCTACAG GGGCCGGGCCAGAGCCACCTCATGGTACTCCCCGTATTGa
- the SLC7A8 gene encoding large neutral amino acids transporter small subunit 2, with product MAEEEARLRGVPPLEEKGEPPGGGDRGGGKGGDTGVALKKEIGLLSACGIIVGNIIGSGIFVSPRGVLGEAGAVGPALLVWGAAGAMTAVGALCYAELGVTIPRSGGDYAYVKEIFGGLVGFLRLWITVLVIYPTNQAVIALTFGAYALYPLFPTCPPPQSALRLLAAACLLLLTWVNCASARWATRVQDVFTAGKLLALALIIGAGLVRIAQGETGRKSPGLDPK from the exons atGGCGGAGGAAGAAGCTCGGTtacggggtgtccccccccttgAAGAAAAAGGGgagccccccggggggggggacagaggaggaggaaaagggggggacacgggggtggcCCTGAAGAAGGAGATCGGGCTCCTCAGCGCCTGCGGCATCATCGTGG GCAACATCATCGGTTCGGGCATTTTCGTCTCCCCCCGGGGGGTCCTGGGCGAGGCGGGGGCTGTGGGGCCGGCCCTGTTGGTttggggggcggcgggagccatGACGGCGGTGGGGGCCCTGTGCTACGCGGAGTTGGGGGTCACCATCCCGCGCTCCGGCGGCGACTACGCCTACGTCAAGGAGATCTTCGGGGGGCTCGTGGG GTTTCTGCGCCTGTGGATCACGGTGCTGGTGATCTACCCCACCAACCAGGCCGTCATCGCCCTGACCTTCGGCGCCTACGCCCTGTACCCCCTTTTCCccacctgccccccaccccagagcGCCCTGCGCCTGCTGGCGGCCGCCTGCCTCC TGTTGCTGACGTGGGTGAACTGCGCCAGCGCCCGTTGGGCCACGCGGGTCCAGGACGTGTTCACGGCCGGGAAGCTGCTGGCCCTCGCCCTCATCATCGGCGCCGGGCTGGTGCGGATCGCCCAGGGTGAGACGGGACGGAAATCCCCGGGTTTGGACCCAAAATGA